One region of Culex pipiens pallens isolate TS chromosome 2, TS_CPP_V2, whole genome shotgun sequence genomic DNA includes:
- the LOC120418300 gene encoding neuronal acetylcholine receptor subunit beta-3-like, giving the protein METVTTIRISFSCVEIVEVRICLLLIAVEMKYLLFFLAAASLFEGNASYKCEVDPGTTDARLRKKLFCGKYDKSERPVKNHNSPITVYAHMDLQNFDFNESLQKLFLNVWFALRWKDEYLTWNAMEFDKIEQIVIDSEDIWLPDLMPYSSYFSNNLDTSCTTPKCQLESDGTVKCVPACEYHSICESDFTNWPFDRANCTLRFGMWVEDSNQVNFVVNSTNAGANDVNTHNQWKIVSSGVKTHDTKMPSPTNENTTYPTIVYNYVLERHSGSHCASLLAPAFVIISINFIAMWLNCERRERLFMLAGSIFIHFTFIENLYWQIPYNGATVPSFLIFFRDSLVLTVLLMASTVMIKHLSLKTVEPPAVVSGFVVILTSNQLGQMIFGQDGSNGSEPTPENGHLNNAPAEDNSGDTVVLVGEDRLESDAGGSKKSVGNSGAYKMVALVVDKCLYIGIVVIYTLMVLALIPKYYK; this is encoded by the exons ATGGAAACAGTTACAACCATTCGAATTTCATTCAGTTGTGTAGAAATCGTTGAAGTGCGTATATGTTTATTATTGATTGCTGTGGAGATGAAGTACCTTTTATTCTTTTTGGCAGCAGCAAGCCTTTTCGAAGGAAATG CTTCCTACAAATGTGAAGTCGATCCGGGAACGACGGATGCCAGACTTCGAAAAAAGTTGTTCTGTGGAAAGTATGATAAATCGGAACGCCCCGTGAAGAATCACAACTCCCCCATTACTGTGTACGCCCACATGGATCTGCAGAACTTTGATTTC aacgaAAGTCTTCAAAAGCTGTTCCTCAACGTTTGGTTCGCCCTCAGATGGAAAGATGAGTACTTGACGTGGAATGCgatggaatttgataaaattgaacAGATTGTAATCGATTCTGAGGACATTTGGCTGCCCGATTTGATGCCTTACTCGTC TTACTTTAGCAACAATTTGGACACCTCCTGTACCACCCCCAAGTGCCAGCTCGAGTCGGATGGGACGGTCAAGTGCGTTCCGGCCTGCGAGTACCACTCGATTTGTGAGTCCGATTTCACCAACTGGCCGTTTGACCGGGCAAACTGTACGCTTCGGTTTGGCATGTGGGTTGAGGACTCGAATCAGGTGAACTTTGTGGTCAACAGTACGAATGCCGGTGCGAACGATGTCAATACGCACAACCAGTGGAAGATCGTGTCGTCCGGGGTGAAGACCCACGATACCAAGATGCCCTCACCGACCAACGAAAACACGACCTACCCGACGATCGTTTACAACTACGTGCTGGAACGGCACTCGGGATCGCACTGTGCGTCGTTACTGGCACCGGCGTTTG TGATAATTTCCATCAACTTTATTGCGATGTGGCTCAACTGTGAACGACGCGAGCGGCTTTTCATGCTGGCTGGCAGCATTTTCATTCACTTTACCTTCATCGAGAACCTGTACTGGCAGATACCCTACAACGGAGCAACGGTGCCGTCGTTTC TGATCTTCTTCCGGGATTCACTAGTCTTAACGGTTCTCCTAATGGCATCAACGGTAATGATCAAGCACTTGTCCCTTAAAACCGTGGAACCCCCTGCAGTCGTTAGCGGCTTTGTGGTCATACTTACGAGCAATCAGTTGGGACAAATGATCTTTGGTCAAGATGGTTCTAATGGTAGTGAACCGACGCCGGAAAATGGTCACCTAAATAACGCACCCGCTGAAGATAATTCTGGCGATACTGTCGTTTTGGTTGGAGAAGATAGGCTTGAATCTGATGCTGGTGGATCGAAGAAATCTGTCGGCAACAGTGGTGCATACAAAATGGTTGCCCTTGTGGTGGACAAGTGTTTGTACATTGGAATTGTGGTTATTTACACTTTGATGGTTTTGGCTTTGATTCcgaaatattataaataa
- the LOC120418304 gene encoding neuronal acetylcholine receptor subunit alpha-7-like, whose product MVRVRQLAVVLVSFMLSDIWGACAQLSERKIKERILYKYNVTDPPQSAQNGPIKLSMEIQVKGFSLQNTYFGSSDAVKLTLTASVPMTWIDERLKWNSSDFPQSETVFVKESEVWSPNFGLDITFDENGIHCGTGKCFVHISGKVTCVSRCTFPAMCSYDVRQWPYGIVSCALKLGSWDRIDGNTVMENFDTYVIAERGLQNPHWKMLSIASSKTSKTSALHNKTFTVIVVKFIVERISTLYDICITMPAFVMASVNLVVLWLPLKSNMRYVVLMVILHAHYIFLQQLSWLAPSSGDDTPFVLIFFRNSLFVTASMLVFVTISRNLAARQYPVPRWLDIAMNLIDSQPLVAMLFPTTADASMKSHDISEDGTSLVNEVGPDPLAVTYNYHWRRVCLILERICFVTLTVAYAIMLLVLLPSGNSHPDKLVPPVTKFME is encoded by the exons ATGGTTCGAGTGAGGCAATTAGCGGTTGTGCTAGTCAGTTTCATGTTAAGTGATATTTGGGGTGCTTGTG CTCAACTATCGGAACGGAAAATAAAAGAGAGGATTCTGTACAAATACAATGTAACGGATCCACCTCAGTCGGCTCAGAATGGACCAATTAAACTGAGCATGGAAATTCAAGTTAAGGGTTTTTCACTG CAGAACACATATTTTGGCAGTTCAGATGCCGTCAAATTAACGTTGACGGCTTCCGTTCCAATG ACATGGATCGATGAACGACTCAAGTGGAACTCCTCTGACTTTCCACAAAGTGAAACAGTTTTCGTCAAAGAGAGCGAAGTTTGGAGTCCCAACTTTGGGCTTGACATTAC ATTTGACGAAAATGGAATCCACTGCGGCACGGGAAAGTGTTTCGTTCACATCTCGGGCAAGGTCACTTGCGTTTCACGGTGCACATTTCCGGCGATGTGCAGCTACGACGTTCGTCAGTGGCCGTACGGCATCGTGAGCTGTGCCTTGAAGTTGGGCTCCTGGGATCGTATTGACGGAAATACCGTGATggagaattttgatacctacgTGATTGCGGAACGGGGTCTCCAGAACCCGCACTGGAAGATGCTGTCGATTGCCAGTTCTAAAACGAGCAAAACTTCTGCGTTGCACAACAAGACGTTCACGGTGATTGTGGTGAAATTTATCGTGGAAAGGATCTCGACGTTGTATGATATCTGCATCACGATGCCGGCTTTTG tGATGGCGAGTGTGAATTTGGTAGTGCTTTGGCTTCCGTTGAAAAGTAACATGCGATACGTGGTGCTGATGGTGATTCTCCATGCCCACTACATATTCCTTCAGCAGTTGTCCTGGCTGGCACCGTCTAGTGGAGATGACACTCCATTTGTGT TGATCTTCTTCCGCAACTCCCTCTTCGTTACGGCCTCCATGCTGGTATTTGTAACCATAAGCCGGAATCTGGCCGCAAGACAGTACCCGGTACCACGATGGCTCGACATCGCCATGAACCTGATCGATTCCCAACCTCTGGTTGCGATGCTCTTTCCCACCACTGCAGACGCATCTATGAAG tCACATGATATCTCGGAAGACGGCACCAGCTTGGTGAACGAAGTCGGGCCAGATCCACTAGCGGTAACGTACAATTACCACTGGAGAAGGGTTTGCTTGATTCTGGAACGGATCTGTTTTGTCACTTTGACTGTGGCGTACGCCATTATGTTGCTTGTACTGCTGCCTTCCGGCAACAGTCACCCCGATAAGCTCGTACCACCCGTTACGAAGTTTATGGAATAA
- the LOC120418303 gene encoding beta-hexosaminidase subunit beta-like, which produces MKYVLLLLNTWFLYTNGAYSYIVDPGPVVKATKGEIWPKPKSQTTNAKFAMINRSAFQFQISNHTCDILEKAIERYQKLTLDVGNSARRSLFRSSRGRNDQTRKSPRSDGNFKKTLEMMQLNLKTPCESLPYLAMDESYDLVIDDTQASIESFFVWGMLRGLESFSQMVVLSDDGSMLRVNFTRISDEPRFSHRGLLVDTSRHFVSVSTLIRILDGMAYNKLNVFHWHIVDDHSFPYQSERFPELSEKGAYHPSMVYSQDDVQRVIEEARLRGIRVMSEFDTPGHTRSWGVSHPELLTECFDQYRGKLGPMDPTKEMTYVFLEELFREIVHVFPDQYVHLGGDEVGFECWASNAEVMEYMKVNRLYSFEMLEEKFIQRIVDQIDALNRSSLVWQEVYVNGVRLPKGTVVHIWTGNRQDLLNRITRDGLPALLSSCWYLDHLSTGGDWRKFYNCDPHDFVGTQAQKKLVLGGEACMWGEVVNDQNILQRIFPRVSATAEKLWSQEAVKNADQAAARLEEHTCRMNLRNVPAQPPNGPGFCV; this is translated from the exons ATGAAGTACGTTTTATTACTGCTGAACACATGGTTCCTGTACACCAATGGAGCTTACTCGTACATCGTGGATCCCGGACCGGTGGTGAAGGCGACGAAAG GTGAAATATGGCCCAAGCCAAAATCTCAAACAACCAATGCAAAATTCGCCATGATCAACCGATCTGCGTTTCAGTTTCAG ATCTCCAACCATACGTGCGACATTCTCGAGAAAGCCATCGAACGGTACCAGAAGCTAACGCTCGATGTTGGAAACAGTGCCCGACGTTCGCTCTTTAGGTCGTCCCGAGGTCGAAACGATCAGACAAGGAAATCTCCCCGATCTGACGGAAATTTCAAA aaaacCCTGGAAATGATGCAACTCAATTTGAAAACTCCTTGTGAAAGTTTGCCGTATTTGGCAATGGATGAGTCGT ATGATCTTGTGATTGACGACACCCAAGCCAGCATTGAGTCGTTCTTCGTTTGGGGTATGCTGAGAGGGCTGGAATCCTTCTCGCAGATGGTTGTACTGTCCGATGATGGCAGCATG CTCCGCGTCAACTTCACGCGCATCAGCGACGAGCCCCGTTTCTCCCACCGCGGCCTCTTGGTGGACACCTCGCGCCACTTTGTCTCCGTTTCGACGCTCATCCGCATCCTGGACGGCATGGCGTACAACAAGCTGAACGTGTTCCACTGGCACATTGTCGACGACCACAGCTTCCCCTACCAGAGCGAACGCTTTCCGGAGTTGAGCGAAAAGGGTGCCTACCATCCGTCGATGGTTTACAGCCAGGATGACGTGCAGCGGGTCATCGAGGAGGCTCGACTGCGTGGGATTCGGGTCATGTCGGAGTTTGATACGCCCGGACACACGAGATCGTGGGGCGTTTCTCATCCGGAACTGCTGACGGAGTGCTTCGATCAGTATCGGGGGAAGCTGGGGCCGATGGATCCGACCAAGGAGATGACGTACGTGTTTTTGGAGGAGTTGTTCCGCGAGATTGTGCACGTGTTTCCAGACCAGTATGTGCATTTGGGTGGGGATGAGGTGGGCTTTGAGTGTTGGGCGAGTAATGCCGAGGTCATGGAGTACATGAAGGTCAATCGGCTGTACTCGTTCGAAATGCTCGAGGAGAAATTTATCCAGAGGATCGTGGACCAGATTGATGCGCTGAATCGGAGTTCGCTGGTTTGGCAGGAGGTTTACGTCAACGGAGTTCGACTGCCCAAGGGAACCGTTGTGCACATCTGGACGGGCAATCGGCAGGACTTGCTCAACAGG ATCACTCGGGACGGCCTTCCCGCCCTGCTCTCCTCCTGCTGGTATCTGGACCACCTGAGCACCGGCGGAGACTGGCGCAAGTTCTACAACTGCGACCCGCACGACTTTGTGGGCACTCAGGCGCAGAAGAAACTGGTGCTCGGCGGCGAAGCGTGCATGTGGGGCGAAGTGGTCAACGATCAGAACATTCTGCAGCGGATCTTTCCGCGGGTGTCGGCCACCGCCGAAAAGTTGTGGTCCCAGGAAGCGGTCAAGAACGCCGACCAGGCAGCGGCTCGGCTCGAGGAGCACACCTGCCGGATGAACCTGCGAAACGTTCCGGCCCAGCCGCCCAACGGGCCCGGGTTCTGTGTGTAA